The Bacteroidales bacterium nucleotide sequence GTTTGCGTGCATTATAGTTTTCGCGTGAAGCTAATACATCATTGTACGCTGATTGAATAATTTTATAAATATCTTGCTTTACTTTTTCTATCTCATTTTCAGTTGTTAATGTCTCTACTTGAGCATTAGCAACGTTTGTGCGATTTCTAAATTTGTTGAATATTGGTATTGAAAGAGACACACCAAACTCGGCCTGACGACGATCTCTCAATTGGTCAAGTAGCATATAGTCGGTACTTCCATTTTGTGGATTTATTGCAAAATTATTGTAAGGAGAAGATAAGGCAGCACTAAGTGCTAATGTTGGATAGTAACCCGATTTAGCTATTTTTTCTCCTGTTTTTGAAATATCCAATTGCACTTCAACAAGTTTGATTTCAGGCAAAAAAACAATTGCCTCAGAATAAAGTCCTTCCATAGAGAGAGTGTCCGAAAACGTCAATATATAGTTCTCAATATCAGGCTTTTCTATTTCAAAAACACCCTCATCATAGTTCATTAGTTGAGATAAATTGAGTAGCGAAACTTTAATTTGATTCTCATATCCAACCAATTGCGACTCCTCTTCTGCTCTCTGACTGGTCAGAGCTAATAAATCTCCTTTCGCCACAGTTCCCGATTCTATTAACTTTTGCGTTCTCTCTATTTGCTGGTCGGTTGTTGAAAGTTGTTCCACCAATATCTCCAACTGTTCCTGATTATACAAAGAAACCAAATAGGCATTTACGATCTCTAAAATCAGTTGATTTTTGAGAATTTCGTAACTTATTTTTCCTGTCTCTAATTCAAGCAATCTTCGGTTAGTTGTGTGCATTTTTCTAAATCCCTCAAACAGATACACATTCGACGACAATCCTACATTGAAAGATGTAACCTGCTGATTTATAAATTGCGACTGCTCGTAACTAAATGTCTGTCCGAAACTTTGACCAAACCTCGACATAGCGTTCAAGTCCGGTAATAAATCGTATTTCGATTGCTTGTAGTTGTTTTGCAAAACTTGCTGCGACAGCTCCTGTTTTTTCAGATTAAGGTTGTGTTCTATAGCATAATTTATGCACGTTGGCAAGTCTAATGTTTGCGTATTTTCTTGAGCTTCAGCATTTATGGTATAAATAACTAAAAGCAAAAATAAAACATTTCGCATTGTTTGTAATTTTAGATTTTTAATAACACAAATTTATAAATAAAACAAAAACCTTATGACGCATTAACAACAATATTGTTACAAAATTATCCGTTTTGTAACTTTTGAACGAAATAAACGTCCCAAGTTCAGTTTTTTAAATAAATTTGTTCCTTTGTTAAAATAACCTTTATGACCGTATGATATCTATTAAAAATCTTCACAAATCATATCCAATAGGTCAGAGCAGCTTACATGTTTTGAAAGGAATCAGTTTTGATATTGACGACGGAGAATTGGTTTCAATTATGGGTAGCTCCGGTTCGGGCAAATCTACTTTGTTAAATATTATAGGACTACTTGACTCGTATGACAATGGTTCTTATTATCTCAACGATTTGTTAATGGAAAACCTTTCAGAAACTAAAGCAGCATACTACAGAAATAAATATTTTGGATTTGTTTTCCAGTCGTTTAATCTTATTGCGTATAAAAATGCGCAGGAGAATATTGCTCTACCCTTGTACTATCAAGGCATTTCGCGAAAAAAACGCAACACAATGGCAATGGAGTATTTAGACAAAGTTGGATTACGTGATTGGGCACACCATTTACCAAGTGAGTTGAGTGGAGGTCAGAAACAACGTATTGCTATTGCCCGAGCATTAGTTACTAAACCTAAATTAATTCTTGCTGACGAGCCTACTGGAGCATTAGACTCTCAAACTTCGTACGAAGTTATGAACCTACTTACAGATATAAACAAACAGGGCATAACCGTAATAATAGTAACCCACGAGCGCGAAATATCTGATATGACAAACAGAATTATTCGCTTACGAGACGGTATGATATTAGAAGACAGACCAATAGAAAAAGCTAAAGCCAATGTTTAGTATCGATAAATGGCATGAAATATTTATCACTATTGGTAAAAACAAGTTACGTTCGGCTCTCACAGCTTTTAGCGTTGCCTGGGGTATATTTATGCTTATAATTCTTTTGGGAGCTGGACAAGGTTTGCAAAATGGAATTATGGCAAATTTTGAGTCAGATGCCACTAACGGTATGTGGATATACTCAGGGATAACAAGTAAAGAGCATGATGGGTTGCAGTCCAACCGTTATATTCAATTTAATAATCGTGATTACGACGAAACAAAAAGAATTAATAGCGAAAATATAGAACACTCTAATGCTACGGTTTGGGTTTGGTCAGATAACCTTATAACATATGGTAAAGAATCTGTGAACTACGATATCGCAGGGGTTTATTCAGGAGCTCAAGAGATTGAAAAAACTGATATCATTAAAGGCAGATTTATTAATAAGCTCGACTGTAATGAGAATAAAAAATCGGTTGTAATCTCAGAAAAAGCACGACTAGAATTATTTAAAGATAAAAATGCAATTGGAGAGTGGATAAATATCGGAGGGATACCTTTTAAAGTTGTTGGCATCTATATTTCCGATAGCGATAGAGATAACGACGTGGTTTTCGTGCCATTTTCTACAGCCCAACGTTCATTTAGTTTAGTAAATAGAGTTAATATTTTATCCCTCACAATCAAAGGCTTAACCACAGAAGAAACAGAAGATTTTGAAAAAGCCTTACGAAAACAATTTGCCTCGAGGCATAACTTTGATCCAACTGATGAAAGTGCTATCTATATCCAGAATAACCTCGTAAATTTAAAGCAAATAAACGCGATGTTTTCAGGCATTTCAGCTTTTATTTGGCTGATTGGTATCGGCACCATAATAGCAGGTATTGTCGGCGTTAGCAATATAATGCTGATTGTCGTAAAAGAACGGACTAAAGAGATAGGTATCCGAAAAGCTATCGGAGCAACGCCTTGGTCAATAATTGGTGATATTCTTATGGAGGCAATCTTAATAACCACTGTAGCAGGATATTTTGGACTTGTCTTGGGAGTTGCGGTGTTAGAGCTCTTTTCAACCATTGTCCCTCCGACCGATTTTTTTAGAAGCCCACAAGCAAATTTACAAATAGCTATAAGTGCAACAATATTGTTGATAATATGTGGAACCATTGCAGGATTTGTACCTGCACGAAGAGCAGCAGCAATAAAACCCATAGTCGCACTCCGTGATGAATAAAAAACTTGTTTATGTTTGATATTGACCACTTTAAAGAGATAATTCACACGCTAAAAAGCAACAAAATGCGGACGATTATGACTGCATTTGGAGTTTTTTGGGGAATTTTTATGCTTGTGGTTATGTTAGGAATGGGTAATGGCTTTAAAAATGCTATATTCAAAAACTTGGGAGATTTTGCAACTAACAGCGCATTTATGTGGACAAACATTACTACAAAACCGTACGCAGGGTTTGATAAGGGGCGTAGCTGGAATTTTAGAAATGGAGATATTGCAGCGTTAACACATAATGTTGAGGGACTCGAACGATTAGCACCACGAGTACAAGCATCAAGAAGAAACACTTCCAACAATGTAGTTTACGGTACAAAAAGTGGTTCGTTCACTGTTTACGGAGATTATCCCGATTGGAATTATATAGATCCCGT carries:
- a CDS encoding ABC transporter ATP-binding protein, which codes for MISIKNLHKSYPIGQSSLHVLKGISFDIDDGELVSIMGSSGSGKSTLLNIIGLLDSYDNGSYYLNDLLMENLSETKAAYYRNKYFGFVFQSFNLIAYKNAQENIALPLYYQGISRKKRNTMAMEYLDKVGLRDWAHHLPSELSGGQKQRIAIARALVTKPKLILADEPTGALDSQTSYEVMNLLTDINKQGITVIIVTHEREISDMTNRIIRLRDGMILEDRPIEKAKANV
- a CDS encoding ABC transporter permease produces the protein MFSIDKWHEIFITIGKNKLRSALTAFSVAWGIFMLIILLGAGQGLQNGIMANFESDATNGMWIYSGITSKEHDGLQSNRYIQFNNRDYDETKRINSENIEHSNATVWVWSDNLITYGKESVNYDIAGVYSGAQEIEKTDIIKGRFINKLDCNENKKSVVISEKARLELFKDKNAIGEWINIGGIPFKVVGIYISDSDRDNDVVFVPFSTAQRSFSLVNRVNILSLTIKGLTTEETEDFEKALRKQFASRHNFDPTDESAIYIQNNLVNLKQINAMFSGISAFIWLIGIGTIIAGIVGVSNIMLIVVKERTKEIGIRKAIGATPWSIIGDILMEAILITTVAGYFGLVLGVAVLELFSTIVPPTDFFRSPQANLQIAISATILLIICGTIAGFVPARRAAAIKPIVALRDE
- a CDS encoding TolC family protein; the encoded protein is MRNVLFLLLVIYTINAEAQENTQTLDLPTCINYAIEHNLNLKKQELSQQVLQNNYKQSKYDLLPDLNAMSRFGQSFGQTFSYEQSQFINQQVTSFNVGLSSNVYLFEGFRKMHTTNRRLLELETGKISYEILKNQLILEIVNAYLVSLYNQEQLEILVEQLSTTDQQIERTQKLIESGTVAKGDLLALTSQRAEEESQLVGYENQIKVSLLNLSQLMNYDEGVFEIEKPDIENYILTFSDTLSMEGLYSEAIVFLPEIKLVEVQLDISKTGEKIAKSGYYPTLALSAALSSPYNNFAINPQNGSTDYMLLDQLRDRRQAEFGVSLSIPIFNKFRNRTNVANAQVETLTTENEIEKVKQDIYKIIQSAYNDVLASRENYNARKQAVEASEESYRFAEQRFNAGAISATDYNIEKNKLNQVKSRLLQSKYDFIVKTKILDFYRGADIQL